A stretch of DNA from Deltaproteobacteria bacterium:
CGCATTGGATTTATCCCAGGCCTTGTCTGTTCTCGGGCCGGGCATAATTGCACGGCTGGGGCAGTACTCGGCGCAGAGGCCGCATTTCTCACAGAATCTCTGGACGCCTATGTCTATTGGGGAATCAGGCGTAAGTGGCAGGTCGGTGAAGACCTTGGCGATTCGGACTCTCGGCCCGAATTCACGGGTTATTAGAAGCCCCATCCGCCCGAGCTCTCCCAATCCGGCATCGATCGCCATGGGGATGCTCAGCCCCAACTCGTTTCCAGCCGGAATGGCACGGTAACCCAGTTCGCGTATGAACGTGGCCAGGGAGCTCGCCGTCCAGGCTGCTTTTGAATACCCGATATCGGTTTCAGGTTCCACGGCCGGGGTTCGCCGGAGGAGCTCGTACCCCATTTCATGGATGACGACGACGACCCTATCGTACTCCGGAGGGATATCAATGGGGTCGCCTGGTCCACAAGGGGTTGAGCCTGGCAATCCCAACCAGATCCGCACCGAACCACCGGGCCATCTCCTTTATGATTATGGCCATGGCGGAAGGGTCGGGGTTTTTCAGCCTGAACTTCTTGTTGTATATCGGCGCCCCTCCCCGCGCCAGCGCGTTTTTCCGCAGAATATAGTCCACCGTCCTGCCGGCCACCCACATGGCATGGTCGAGGATCGTTTTTCCGGGTATCAGCTTCTCTACGTTTTCCACGCTGTTTTCGTGCATTACCGTGTACTTGTCGCCTTCCACGGCTCCTCGGCTGAAGCCCGTATTCCGGTCGTCAAACCTCTGTAGGGGTCCGGTTATGTACTTTCTATAGTACGGCTCCTGCAATCGCCTCATAAAACGCTCCCGTGGACCTGTCCAGATTCTTTGGCCGGGTTGGACCGGGGATACATGCCACCTCGAGACATGCATCCCCTTGAGTAGCTATCGGGTCAGAAGGTTTGTTAGAAGGTATGATCCCGATTACTTGAGCAGTTTCCAGTCGCCATTTACCACCTTGACCATGACAAAGTAGTCCTTTGTCAGCCCGTTATGGTTTGTAGGCGAGTAGTTGTAGACTCCCACGACTCCGGTGTAGCCCTTGAGGTTCTCGATGTATTCCCTGATTTTCGTGGAATCGGGCCCTACACTTTCCAGCGCCTTGGCTATGATACGGATGGCATCATGGGCATTGCCGCCGAACTTGCTGACGGAATGGTGGAACTTAGATTCGTATGCCTCCCGATACCTTATCAGAACCGGTTTTTGAGGGTCTGATTCGGGGATCTGATCCGCAACGATGAGCTTCGGGGCCGGGAAGATAATCCCCTCGGCGGCTTTTCCGGTCATGGCCAGAAACTTCTTCGATGCCGCACCATGGCTCTGATAGAGGGGGATCTTCATGGCGAGCTGCTTCCAATTCTTGGTCACAATGGCCTCCGTGGGACCCACGGTCCAGCAGATAACCGCTTCGGCGTCTGTCCTCTGAATCGCCGTCAACTGAGCGGTCATATCGGAGTCCTTTGAGCCGAACTTCTCATCTGCCACGACCTGGATGCCGTACTGCGAGGAGAGCTTGATAAGCTGCTCGCGGCCGCTGTCGCCGAATCCGTTGGAGACCGTTATGATGCCGACCTTGCTTATTCCCGCTCTTCTCATGAACTCATAGATACGAGACACGGCGTTCCTGTCCGTCTGGACGGTGTTGAAAATCCATTTCTTGACCGGCTCGACGATCTTCCGACTCGCTCCCAGGGCGATGGTGGGTATTTCCGCCTCTTGTTCGATGGGAATCACAGCCAGGGCCGAACCACTCGAGAACGGTCCGAGAATGGCGCAGACCTTGTCTCTCTTAATAAGTTTTTGAACCGAAGTAACGGCGCGGGTCGGCTTTCCCTCGGTGTCATAGATGATCAGCTTCAGTGGATGGCCGTTTATGCCCCCTGAATCGTTGATCTCTTCCTCGATCATCATGAAGGTGTTCTTACCGGGCTGTCCGAGGAAGGATAGCCCCCCGGTCACCTCGAGGACGGCACCGACCTTGTAAGGTGCACCTGCTCCCCTGGCGGACGGGACTGCGGAATATGCAGCGACTACAAGCGCCAATGCAACGGTGACCAATGTTCTGGCTGTCTTCATGGGTTTCCCCCTTTCTTTTCGATTTTAGAACATACGCGACGAAGCTCCAGCAGATTCAACAGCCGCATACCACCCCCTTTCCACCGGCTGCTCCCAACCCGGAGCCTGGAGCACAGAGTCTATCCGTATTTCCTCAGAGAGTCAACCGCTTGTCATCTGGGGAGTTCCCTGAGTTTTCGGCCGAGGATTCTTGCAAGTATATGACTTCACGATTTTTTTCTGTTTTGGCAGGAGAACACCCCTGTGCCCTCGCTCCTGAGCTCACGCGGCGACCCTACCAAGGTTCGCGGGTGGGCAGTTCCTGCCCCTTTCCCAGGAACACGACTCACGAATCACGAACACGACCTTTCCCCTCCCCTCCCACCCTCGATGGGTACCCCACCGCTTCCGCAGTCTCCCTTCTTGCCTCTCTTTCGTCGTGGGAATCTCGAATCCGCAGCCCCAGACTCATAAGGTCTTTGGCTATTGAACGGGTTTTCGATTCATGACTTGTCAGGGCTTGCTAGAGGTAGGCCTTTCT
This window harbors:
- a CDS encoding ABC transporter substrate-binding protein, translated to MKTARTLVTVALALVVAAYSAVPSARGAGAPYKVGAVLEVTGGLSFLGQPGKNTFMMIEEEINDSGGINGHPLKLIIYDTEGKPTRAVTSVQKLIKRDKVCAILGPFSSGSALAVIPIEQEAEIPTIALGASRKIVEPVKKWIFNTVQTDRNAVSRIYEFMRRAGISKVGIITVSNGFGDSGREQLIKLSSQYGIQVVADEKFGSKDSDMTAQLTAIQRTDAEAVICWTVGPTEAIVTKNWKQLAMKIPLYQSHGAASKKFLAMTGKAAEGIIFPAPKLIVADQIPESDPQKPVLIRYREAYESKFHHSVSKFGGNAHDAIRIIAKALESVGPDSTKIREYIENLKGYTGVVGVYNYSPTNHNGLTKDYFVMVKVVNGDWKLLK